A DNA window from Nycticebus coucang isolate mNycCou1 chromosome 1, mNycCou1.pri, whole genome shotgun sequence contains the following coding sequences:
- the C1H4orf33 gene encoding UPF0462 protein C4orf33 homolog isoform X1: MNFKIEHTWDGFPVKHEPVFVRLNPGDRGVMMEVSAPFFNDPPAPLGETGKPFNELWNHEVVEAFFLNDITEQYLEVELCPNLNFDSHGQHLVLLLSGRRNVWKQELALSFEVSREETKWEGKAYLPWSYFPPNVTKFNAFAIHGSKDKRSYEALYPVPQQELQEGQKPDFFQFSPSVLSDTSATLNTCGKLLIYSDMRKPGGLKDLIPLAYGDRSECLELFTPNK; the protein is encoded by the exons atgaattttaaaattgaacaCACTTGGGATGGCTTTCCAGTGAAGCATGAGCCAGTGTTTGTCAGGCTCAATCCAGGTGACAGAGGGGTGATGATGGAAGTTAGTGCTCCATTTTTCAATGATCCTCCAGCCCCACTTGGAGAAACAGGAAAGCCTTTCAATGAACTATGGAATCATGAAG ttgtgGAAGCATTTTTCTTGAATGATATAACTGAGCAGTATTTAGAAGTTGAACTTTGTCc GAATCTTAATTTTGACAGCCATGGACAACATTTAGTGCTTTTACTCTCTGGAAGAAGAAATGTATGGAAA CAAGAACTTGCCTTATCATTCGAAGTGTCCAGAGAAGAGACAAAATGGGAAGGTAAAGCTTATCTTCCTTGGAGTTATTTTCCACCAAACGTGACAAAATTCAATGCATTTGCAATTCATGGATCAAAAGATAAGCGAAGTTATGAAGCTCTTTACCCAGTCCCTCAGCAGGAACTGCAAGAAGGACAAAAACCTGATTT ttttcagttttctCCATCTGTCCTTTCTGATACCTCAGCTACACTGAACACCTGTGGAAAGCTGCTAATCTACTCTGACATGCGCAAACCTGGAGGTTTGAAGGACTTAATACCCTTGGCCTATGGGGACAGAAGTGAGTGCCTGGAATTATTTACCCCAAATAAATAA
- the C1H4orf33 gene encoding UPF0462 protein C4orf33 homolog isoform X4 — MNFKIEHTWDGFPVKHEPVFVRLNPGDRGVMMEVSAPFFNDPPAPLGETGKPFNELWNHEVVEAFFLNDITEQYLEVELCPHGQHLVLLLSGRRNVWKQELALSFEVSREETKWEGKAYLPWSYFPPNVTKFNAFAIHGSKDKRSYEALYPVPQQELQEGQKPDFHRLEYFKSFHFNTLLGEEWKQPESDLWLTEKPDV; from the exons atgaattttaaaattgaacaCACTTGGGATGGCTTTCCAGTGAAGCATGAGCCAGTGTTTGTCAGGCTCAATCCAGGTGACAGAGGGGTGATGATGGAAGTTAGTGCTCCATTTTTCAATGATCCTCCAGCCCCACTTGGAGAAACAGGAAAGCCTTTCAATGAACTATGGAATCATGAAG ttgtgGAAGCATTTTTCTTGAATGATATAACTGAGCAGTATTTAGAAGTTGAACTTTGTCc CCATGGACAACATTTAGTGCTTTTACTCTCTGGAAGAAGAAATGTATGGAAA CAAGAACTTGCCTTATCATTCGAAGTGTCCAGAGAAGAGACAAAATGGGAAGGTAAAGCTTATCTTCCTTGGAGTTATTTTCCACCAAACGTGACAAAATTCAATGCATTTGCAATTCATGGATCAAAAGATAAGCGAAGTTATGAAGCTCTTTACCCAGTCCCTCAGCAGGAACTGCAAGAAGGACAAAAACCTGATTT cCATCGCCTAGAATATTTCAAGTCTTTCCATTTTAACACACTGCTTGGAGAAGAATGGAAACAACCAGAATCTGACCTATGGCTAACAGAGAAGCCTGATGTATAG
- the C1H4orf33 gene encoding UPF0462 protein C4orf33 homolog isoform X3, whose amino-acid sequence MNFKIEHTWDGFPVKHEPVFVRLNPGDRGVMMEVSAPFFNDPPAPLGETGKPFNELWNHEVVEAFFLNDITEQYLEVELCPNLNFDSHGQHLVLLLSGRRNVWKQELALSFEVSREETKWEGKAYLPWSYFPPNVTKFNAFAIHGSKDKRSYEALYPVPQQELQEGQKPDFHRLEYFKSFHFNTLLGEEWKQPESDLWLTEKPDV is encoded by the exons atgaattttaaaattgaacaCACTTGGGATGGCTTTCCAGTGAAGCATGAGCCAGTGTTTGTCAGGCTCAATCCAGGTGACAGAGGGGTGATGATGGAAGTTAGTGCTCCATTTTTCAATGATCCTCCAGCCCCACTTGGAGAAACAGGAAAGCCTTTCAATGAACTATGGAATCATGAAG ttgtgGAAGCATTTTTCTTGAATGATATAACTGAGCAGTATTTAGAAGTTGAACTTTGTCc GAATCTTAATTTTGACAGCCATGGACAACATTTAGTGCTTTTACTCTCTGGAAGAAGAAATGTATGGAAA CAAGAACTTGCCTTATCATTCGAAGTGTCCAGAGAAGAGACAAAATGGGAAGGTAAAGCTTATCTTCCTTGGAGTTATTTTCCACCAAACGTGACAAAATTCAATGCATTTGCAATTCATGGATCAAAAGATAAGCGAAGTTATGAAGCTCTTTACCCAGTCCCTCAGCAGGAACTGCAAGAAGGACAAAAACCTGATTT cCATCGCCTAGAATATTTCAAGTCTTTCCATTTTAACACACTGCTTGGAGAAGAATGGAAACAACCAGAATCTGACCTATGGCTAACAGAGAAGCCTGATGTATAG
- the C1H4orf33 gene encoding UPF0462 protein C4orf33 homolog isoform X2 — MNFKIEHTWDGFPVKHEPVFVRLNPGDRGVMMEVSAPFFNDPPAPLGETGKPFNELWNHEVVEAFFLNDITEQYLEVELCPHGQHLVLLLSGRRNVWKQELALSFEVSREETKWEGKAYLPWSYFPPNVTKFNAFAIHGSKDKRSYEALYPVPQQELQEGQKPDFFQFSPSVLSDTSATLNTCGKLLIYSDMRKPGGLKDLIPLAYGDRSECLELFTPNK; from the exons atgaattttaaaattgaacaCACTTGGGATGGCTTTCCAGTGAAGCATGAGCCAGTGTTTGTCAGGCTCAATCCAGGTGACAGAGGGGTGATGATGGAAGTTAGTGCTCCATTTTTCAATGATCCTCCAGCCCCACTTGGAGAAACAGGAAAGCCTTTCAATGAACTATGGAATCATGAAG ttgtgGAAGCATTTTTCTTGAATGATATAACTGAGCAGTATTTAGAAGTTGAACTTTGTCc CCATGGACAACATTTAGTGCTTTTACTCTCTGGAAGAAGAAATGTATGGAAA CAAGAACTTGCCTTATCATTCGAAGTGTCCAGAGAAGAGACAAAATGGGAAGGTAAAGCTTATCTTCCTTGGAGTTATTTTCCACCAAACGTGACAAAATTCAATGCATTTGCAATTCATGGATCAAAAGATAAGCGAAGTTATGAAGCTCTTTACCCAGTCCCTCAGCAGGAACTGCAAGAAGGACAAAAACCTGATTT ttttcagttttctCCATCTGTCCTTTCTGATACCTCAGCTACACTGAACACCTGTGGAAAGCTGCTAATCTACTCTGACATGCGCAAACCTGGAGGTTTGAAGGACTTAATACCCTTGGCCTATGGGGACAGAAGTGAGTGCCTGGAATTATTTACCCCAAATAAATAA